GCCGCCGGTGCCGACCTGGAAGTCAAGGTCCCCGACGGCACCGTCGTCCTCGATGAGGACGGCAGGCTGCTGGCCGACCTGGTCGGCGCGGGCACCCGCTTCGAAGCCGCCGCCGGTGGTCGCGGCGGGCTGGGCAACGCCGCGCTCGCCTCGCGCGCACGCAAGGCTCCCGGGTTTGCGCTGCTGGGCGAACAGGGCCAGACCCGTGACCTGACGCTGGAGCTCAAGACCGTCGCCGATGCCGGCCTGATCGGCTTCCCGTCGGCCGGCAAGTCGTCGCTGGTGTCCACCATCTCGGCGGCCAAACCCAAGATCGCCGACTACCCGTTCACCACGCTGGTGCCCAACCTCGGCGTGGTGTCGGCGGGCGAGCACACCTTCACCGTCGCCGACGTGCCCGGTCTGATCCCCGGCGCCTCGCAGGGCCGCGGCCTGGGCCTGGACTTCCTGCGGCACATCGAGCGATGCGCCGTGCTGGTGCATGTCGTCGACTGCGCCACCGCCGAGCCCGGCCGGGACCCGATCTCCGATATCGACGCATTGGAGGCCGAGCTCGCCGCGTATACGCCCACGCTGCAAGGGGATGCCACGCTGGGTGATCTCGCCGAGCGGCCCCGCGCGGTGGTGCTCAACAAGATCGACGTCCCCGAGGCGCGCGAACTCGCCGAGTTCGTCCTCGACGAGATCGCCGAGCGCGGTTGGCCGGTGTTCCTCGTGTCGACGGTCGCGCGTGAAGGTTTGCAGGCATTGATCTTTGGGCTGTGGAAGATGATCGCGGAATACAAGGCCGCCCAGCCGGAGATCGTGCCGCGCCGCCCGGTGATCCGGCCGGTCCCCATCGACGACAGCGGTTTTCGCGTTGAGCCGGACCCGGAGCAGCCGGGTGCCTTCGTGGTCAGCGGTGCGCGGCCCGAACGCTGGGTGCGCCAGACCAACTTCGACAACGACGAGGCGGTGGGGTATCTCGGCGACCGCCTGGCGCGCCTCGGGGTTGAGGAGGAATTGCTGCGGCTGGGTGCCCGCCCGGGATGCGAAGTGACCATCGGCGAAATGACGTTCGATTGGGAGCCGCAAACGCCTGCGGGACAACAGGTTGCGCTGTCGGGCAGGGGGACCGACGCGCGCCTCGAGCGCAGCGAGCGCGTCGGCGCCGCGGAGCGCAAGGCCGCCCGCCGGCAGCGGCGCGCCGGCGACGATGCAGAGCGCGGCGATGCCGAGGAGCGGCGCAGAACCAGAGAGCGCGGTGAGGAGTCGTGACCGCCCAGCGCGACGCGATCCGGAAGGCGCGCAGCCTGGTGGTCAAGGTGGGCACCAACGCGTTGACCACCGAGGCCGGGGTGTTCGACGCCGGCCGGCTGGCCGGCCTCGCCGACGCGATCGAGGCGCGGATGAAGGCGGGCACCGACGTCGTCATCGTGTCCTCCGGTGCCATCGCCGCCGGCATCGAGCCGCTGGGATTGTCCCGTCGCCCCAGGGATTTGGCGACGAAGCAGGCCGCAGCCAGCGTCGGTCAGGTCGCACTGGTGAATTCCTGGAGCGCGGCGTTCGGCCGCTACGGCCGCACGGTCGGGCAGGTGCTGCTCAGCGCGCACGACATCTCGATGCGCGCCCAGCACACCAACGCTCAGCGCACGCTGGACCGACTGCGGGCACTGCATGCGGTGGCGATCGTCAACGAGAACGACACGGTGGCCACCAACGAGATCCGGTTCGGCGACAACGACCGGCTTTCGGCGCTGGTGGCGCACCTGATCGGCGCCGAGGCGCTGGTGTTGTTGTCCGACATCGACGGGCTGTACAACTCCGATCCGCGCAAAACCCAAGGCGCGCAGTTCATTCCGGAGGTATCGGGGTCGGCGGACCTGGTCGACGTGATCGCCGGGCCCGGCAGCGATCTGGGTACCGGCGGCATGACCTCGAAGATGTCGTCGGCGCTGCTGGCCGCCGACGCCGGCGTGCCGGTGCTGCTGGCCGCGGCGGCCGACGCCGCGACCGCGCTCACCGACGCGTCGGTCGGCACGGTCTTCGCCGCGCGCCCGGCGCGGATGTCGGCGCGGCGGTTCTGGGTGCGATACGCCGCGGAGGCGGCCGGCGCGCTGACGCTCGATGAAGGGGCGGTGCGCGCCGTCGTCGGGCAGCGCCGCTCGCTGCTGCCCGCGGGGATCACCGCGGTATCCGGCCGGTTCTTCGGCGGCGACGTCGTCGAATTGCGGGGGCCGGACGCGGCGATGGTGGCCCGCGGCGTGGTCGCCTACGACGTGACCGAACTCCTCACCATGATGGGCCGCTCCACCAGCGAGCTGCCCGGCGACCTGCGCAGGCCCGCCGTGCACGCCGACGACCTGGTGGCGGTGTAACGTCTGCTCGCGCCAGGGTCAGTGCGCCGAAGTTGGCTTGAGATACAGTGCGCCCCAGACGATCTCGGCGAGTGTGGCAGCCAGCTCGGCGTCGTAGTCGGGCGGTTGCACAGGTAGGTTCTGCTGGCAGGCGCGCTCGACCATCCAGGTCAGCGCGCTGGCCGTGGTCAGCGGCGCCAGCTCGGGGCGGATCGAGCCCTCGGCCTGGCCCGCTTCGATGACCCGGGTGAGCTGCTCGGAGATGCCGGTCAGCAGCTCGCGATACGTTTCCCCGGTCGGTGGGTCGTAGGCGGCCATCTCGTTGAGCGCGACCAGCACCGCTTGATGGCGTCGATAGGTGGCGATGATGCTGCTCATCGCCGTGCGCACGTCGTCGGGGTCGTGGCGCCCGGCGACGGTCCACCAGCGCCGTGCGCCGTCGGTCAGGTCGCCGAACACTTGGCCCGCGAGCCGGCGCAGCAGATGGCCCTTGTCCTCGAAGTAGATGTAGAAGCTGGCGCGGGAGATGCCCGCCTCCCCGGAGAGCCGATCCACGCTGAGCTCGGTAAAGCTCGCGCCGTCGCGCATCAGCCGTTCGGTGGCATCCAGCAGCCGGCGCTCCATCTGTTCGCGCCGCTGCTCGCGCGCCACGCTTCGGTGGCCCTGCGGCTTGCGAGTGA
The sequence above is drawn from the Mycobacterium marseillense genome and encodes:
- the obgE gene encoding GTPase ObgE, producing the protein MPRFVDRVVIHARAGSGGNGCASVHREKFKPLGGPDGGNGGRGGSIVFVVDPQVHTLLDFHFHPHVTAPSGKQGMGSNRDGAAGADLEVKVPDGTVVLDEDGRLLADLVGAGTRFEAAAGGRGGLGNAALASRARKAPGFALLGEQGQTRDLTLELKTVADAGLIGFPSAGKSSLVSTISAAKPKIADYPFTTLVPNLGVVSAGEHTFTVADVPGLIPGASQGRGLGLDFLRHIERCAVLVHVVDCATAEPGRDPISDIDALEAELAAYTPTLQGDATLGDLAERPRAVVLNKIDVPEARELAEFVLDEIAERGWPVFLVSTVAREGLQALIFGLWKMIAEYKAAQPEIVPRRPVIRPVPIDDSGFRVEPDPEQPGAFVVSGARPERWVRQTNFDNDEAVGYLGDRLARLGVEEELLRLGARPGCEVTIGEMTFDWEPQTPAGQQVALSGRGTDARLERSERVGAAERKAARRQRRAGDDAERGDAEERRRTRERGEES
- the proB gene encoding glutamate 5-kinase, yielding MTAQRDAIRKARSLVVKVGTNALTTEAGVFDAGRLAGLADAIEARMKAGTDVVIVSSGAIAAGIEPLGLSRRPRDLATKQAAASVGQVALVNSWSAAFGRYGRTVGQVLLSAHDISMRAQHTNAQRTLDRLRALHAVAIVNENDTVATNEIRFGDNDRLSALVAHLIGAEALVLLSDIDGLYNSDPRKTQGAQFIPEVSGSADLVDVIAGPGSDLGTGGMTSKMSSALLAADAGVPVLLAAAADAATALTDASVGTVFAARPARMSARRFWVRYAAEAAGALTLDEGAVRAVVGQRRSLLPAGITAVSGRFFGGDVVELRGPDAAMVARGVVAYDVTELLTMMGRSTSELPGDLRRPAVHADDLVAV
- a CDS encoding TetR/AcrR family transcriptional regulator, with the translated sequence MPSLTRKPQGHRSVAREQRREQMERRLLDATERLMRDGASFTELSVDRLSGEAGISRASFYIYFEDKGHLLRRLAGQVFGDLTDGARRWWTVAGRHDPDDVRTAMSSIIATYRRHQAVLVALNEMAAYDPPTGETYRELLTGISEQLTRVIEAGQAEGSIRPELAPLTTASALTWMVERACQQNLPVQPPDYDAELAATLAEIVWGALYLKPTSAH